CGGTCGACCAATGTTCATTCCACGAAGGAGCTAGTGAAGTTTGCCTCCGTCAGTCATATCCCGATTCACTTCGTATCCACATCAGCGGTCCTGTCTGATCCATTGGCCTCTCCATCTTCGGCCATGTCCTACTCTCCACCACCTGACGGCTCCGATGGTTATGTGTCGAGCAAATGGGCATGTGAGCGGATTCTGGAGCGCTCTGCCGCAAGTCCCGAAGTTGCCGTTCCGTCATTCATCTACCGCCTTCTTCCCTCGTCGTCTACTGTGACACCAGCACAGAAGAACACTGCTCTGgacgagtttgagcgctgCATGAAACTGGCTGACGCAGTACCGGATACAACAGGCTGGCAAGGAAGAATGGATCTAATACGGGGCGAAGACATTGCGACGTGGCTGTGTGGTTCGATTGCAGCGTCTACATCTAGAGCAACGGAAACTCCAGCCAACGCAACGTTCCTTCATTACGAGTGTCCCATTACCATTTCGGTGGAGGACCTCGATGAACGCGCTGAACTGTTCAAAGCGGGTAAGCCACAGGAAGAAGCAACTATCTCGTCAATGCCGCTACTCAAGTGGATGGGGAAGATTAAGGCACTCGGATTTTCGTATATTCTGGCCTCCCAGGATGCAACGGTGCGTCGTGGTACGGGTGAGCTTGAGTCTACAAAAAGATGATGTCCAGAAAACCAAATGAGGAAAGCTATATATTAATATTTTTGCGGGTTCATTTACGTTCAAGATCTCTAGAAATGATATCACGAGTTCGAGTGAGGTTCAATGTTGTTTAGATTCCGTTCGATAGTGTAGCGGTGTGAGGAGAagaggactgcgttgcattgtgtagttatggaggaactgcagctatataggtgtgtgtgatgagaaagtgtggtagcgatagccgtacccaactctcacccaagtcggtcttggcaaggcccaaaccgttacagATAGACCTTTTGGAACACAAGACAACAAACACCATTGGCTTTATAATCGTTTTTGGACTTGTTACTCTAGAGTTTGCGACACACGATTGGTCATACAAACCGTTCAGCAGTATATGCAGACTTCGCAAACTTGTTGGTTGGTGTCACGTGCTTGATGGGTTTCGTCGCATCTATGGCGGCAAGCGTAGAGGTGTCTGACCACATATCTTTGGCTATTTTTCTGATGGGGGCTGCACGTGCATACCAAATGCACACTGTCTAGAGATGGCTTATGGGTACTCAAGAAGTAGTGAGGTCAAACGCCATCACAAAACAATATATTTCCACTGACTCCAAAACACAGAATCACAGCTACATATACCATCATCACACTCACGCCGCCGCACCAATCTCGGCCAACAACTCATCCGAGAAAGAGTACTGCCCACCAAGCCTCTTCGCAAGCAACATACCCACCGTCTCCCTGTCTTTATCCAGCGGATTCAGCGGATTCGTCGCCCTAACATCACCATGCCAAAACGTCGCACAAGACATCCTTTCCCCATTCTCCACCTTGTTGATAACCCGATGCTTTGCACTCTTATATACACCATCAGACCACCTCTGAATCATATCCCCGCAGTTGATAACATACACATCCTCCAGCGCCGGCACCTCAATCCACGCTTGGCGATCTTCAACCCACACCTCCAAGCCATCCTTGCCCGGCTGCTGGAACAGAATTGTCACACCTCCAAAATCCGTGTGCGCGCCGATACCGTACTGGCCCGCTTGTACTGTTGTGGCGGGCGGGTAGCGGATCATTTTCATGGGAACGATGGGGCGTTTAGAAAACTTCTCGACGGTCTCGGGGGGTTGCGATAGGCCTTCTAGCAGGATAGACCACAAGGTTTTGCCTAGTACAGAGGTGAGGTCGTAGTATTGCGTAATTGGGTCGCTGAAGGAAGAGGCGGGGAGCGACGGCCAGATGTTGGGGCCGAAAATGCCAGCGAGTTCGATGTTGGGGTCGTCGCGGCCGACGAAGAAACACTGGTTATCACGGGGAAGTTAGTCTTAGACCTTGATTTGCTCAAGATGGTGGTAGCTGGATTACCTCTTTGGCATCGGGTAGTGTGTCGCCTGGTCTATGCGACATACCGGATGCCTCGTAGCCTCTTCGACAGGGGTTATTGAGGAAGGacatcttcatcttctctTCGTAGGGTAGGTCGAAGACGTTGGTCATACATTTTACCAGGTCTTGCTGCAGACCCAAGGGGATGCCGTGGCCTTTGATTTGGAAGAAGCCATATTTTCTTGCTGCTTGGGATACTTCCTCAATGACACGCTGCTTGTCTTCAGGCGACTTTGGCGACACATAGCCGCTGATGTCGATCAGAGGGAGTTTGAGTTCTTCCGTTGCCATGTTGTTCGATTTCACAAAATAATTGCACTGGAAATTAATGCGTACAGAAACCAGTACATAGGATCTGGCAGACTTGACATAGAGATAATATCGAATCTGATGTTGTGCACGTCTTACTATCGTGATGCTCGCATGTTTGTTAACACCGACACCGAGCCCCATCCTCTTTCGGCGCTCTAAGACAAAACAGGAAATCGGCGACTTTCATGCAACCAATGATAGTCAGATTACCGCAACACCATCTTCAGCTGAGATGGTCGGCACTTTATGACGTGGAGGTTCCCCAGTACACTAAGCTCGTTGATGAGATCCACGCGTAAATCATTCTTGGTATTTCGGCCAGGAACTCTTGGAACTGGCGTCGTAATCAGAAGCGTCATTGACTTTGGCGAAATAGGAAGTCGTAGATAAACTACTAAACACAGTCCGGGCGTAAAAAAAGCCACTCACATCTCTCTTTCTCCACTGCCCAATCTTATCATTTGCCATGCACGTACTCATTGTTGGAGCTGGTGTGGGTGGGCTGAGTCTTGCGCAGGC
This sequence is a window from Pyrenophora tritici-repentis strain M4 chromosome 4, whole genome shotgun sequence. Protein-coding genes within it:
- a CDS encoding 2OG-Fe(II) oxygenase, which produces MATEELKLPLIDISGYVSPKSPEDKQRVIEEVSQAARKYGFFQIKGHGIPLGLQQDLVKCMTNVFDLPYEEKMKMSFLNNPCRRGYEASGMSHRPGDTLPDAKECFFVGRDDPNIELAGIFGPNIWPSLPASSFSDPITQYYDLTSVLGKTLWSILLEGLSQPPETVEKFSKRPIVPMKMIRYPPATTVQAGQYGIGAHTDFGGVTILFQQPGKDGLEVWVEDRQAWIEVPALEDVYVINCGDMIQRWSDGVYKSAKHRVINKVENGERMSCATFWHGDVRATNPLNPLDKDRETVGMLLAKRLGGQYSFSDELLAEIGAAA